In one Macrobrachium rosenbergii isolate ZJJX-2024 chromosome 53, ASM4041242v1, whole genome shotgun sequence genomic region, the following are encoded:
- the LOC136834050 gene encoding glutamate receptor ionotropic, kainate 4-like has protein sequence MAWFPYTDFARTSKRGGTVVYPLDSLDVRMLKGIAKALNFSYEMRVPWDNQWGTSTANGNWTGIVGTLQYHKGDFSMMLSWLENRLPVVDYSRVYSSEPLVMVTAKSAPLPQSFALVRPFTPQLWGLTVLSTVAAGFTLWVLQKIWSRISNERSIGLGSSVLLTWAIILEDPPMRLPKNITAQMLIGWWWLYCMQVTIMYRSSLIAHLTVPGKSPELNSLDDLLEANKREKWTWGFEPTYGSGWEWLKLNENPTVREIFKGIEVLELDEQLRRVLSGRHAFITWKYYIRSIILSQYTDGRGYTPIHTAKEEFFNYGGYGWGFRKGAPFRGRIDIMKLRLIESGAIEFWMNELIESSAAKSRSKKKKKPEERSSNDERRSNTVLGMGHLQGVFYILIMGNFLGLLSFLFECCSRCFSKLFR, from the exons ATGGCGTGGTTCCCTTACACGGACTTCGCAAGGACGAGCAAGCGAGGAGGCACTGTTGTGTATCCTCTGGACTCCTTAGACGTTCGGATGCTGAAGGGCATAGCCAAGGCCTTGAATTTCTC CTACGAAATGCGCGTTCCTTGGGACAACCAGTGGGGGACATCCACGGCGAACGGAAACTGGACAGGGATCGTCGGAACGCTGCAGTACCACAAGGGCGATTTTTCGATGATGCTCTCTTGGCTGGAGAACCGTCTCCCCGTCGTCGACTACTCCAGAGTCTATTCGTCTGAGCCCCTCGTCATGGTGACGGCCAAGTCAGCGCCGCTGCCCCAGTCGTTCGCCCTCGTCAGACCTTTTACAC CTCAACTATGGGGTCTGACAGTCCTCTCCACGGTGGCTGCCGGCTTTACGTTGTGGGTTCTCCAGAAGATATGGTCTCGCATTTCTAACGAGAGGAGCATAGGCCTCGGCAGTAGTGTCCTCTTGACGTGGGCCATTATTCTGGAAGACCCTCCCATGCGGCTGCCAAAAAACATCACCGCACAG ATGCTGATAGGCTGGTGGTGGCTGTACTGCATGCAAGTGACCATCATGTACCGGTCTTCGTTAATCGCCCACTTGACCGTCCCTGGAAAGTCGCCCGAGCTGAATTCACTGGACGATCTCCTGGAAGCGAACAAGAGGGAGAAATGGACTTGGGGATTCGAACCCACTTACGGCTCAGGGTGGGAGTGGCTCAAGCTGAATGAGAATCCTACAGTTAGGGAAATATTCAAAGGCATAGAG GTTCTGGAGCTAGACGAACAGCTTCGCAGAGTCCTCTCCGGCCGCCACGCCTTCATCACCTGGAAGTACTACATTCGGTCCATCATACTCTCGCAGTACACCGACGGGAGAGGTTACACTCCCATACACACTGCCAAGGAGGAGTTCTTCAACTACGGAGGCTATGGATGGGGGTTCAG GAAAGGCGCCCCCTTCCGCGGACGCATCGACATCATGAAACTCCGGCTGATCGAGagcggcgccatcgagttttggATGAACGAACTCATCGAATCCTCTGCGGCGAAGTCTcgaagtaagaagaagaaaaagcctgAGGAAAGGAGTAGTAATGACGAG cgACGCTCCAATACAGTACTAGGGATGGGCCACCTACAAGGAGTCTTCTATATACTGATCATGGGAAACTTCTTAGGTCTTCTGAGTTTCCTTTTTGAGTGCTGCTCCAGATGCTTCTCCAAACTCTTCAGATGA